In a genomic window of bacterium:
- a CDS encoding Gfo/Idh/MocA family oxidoreductase, translating to MDKELKIAFIEVGHYHAGMYLNFIKKTKHKIIAVSDKNKEIAQKIAKEFTCHFYSDYHKLLKKEDIDFVFSFGRHCEMPEIIDSILERGIPLCTEKPITNNAGIMKKLSEKANKKGLFTDVVLPLRFSPIILAIKEFSEKNNIGEIVHCYFRNMAGPIQRYIDWRNKWLLDKKIALGGSFINEGPHYIDLFRYLTKEETKFVYAGMNNCIYGKSIEDNSSVILETASGKRGVIEICYGYPTDRNWRDFAFVINTTNFLFTLIDIEKPRIFKLEIRCRKNNKVEITNLLKYNQDVYNVFLEEMLKRYLNNQPGIIPFNYYYGIVKVLDAIYKSVMYKKVIQI from the coding sequence ATGGATAAAGAGTTAAAAATTGCTTTTATTGAGGTAGGGCATTATCATGCTGGGATGTATTTAAACTTCATCAAAAAAACAAAACATAAAATTATTGCTGTCTCTGATAAAAACAAAGAAATAGCCCAAAAAATAGCAAAAGAATTTACCTGCCATTTTTATTCTGACTATCATAAATTACTGAAAAAAGAGGATATAGATTTTGTTTTTTCATTTGGTAGACATTGTGAAATGCCAGAGATTATAGATAGTATTCTTGAAAGAGGAATCCCTCTTTGCACAGAAAAACCAATAACTAATAATGCAGGAATTATGAAAAAGTTGTCTGAAAAGGCAAATAAAAAAGGTCTTTTTACTGATGTGGTTCTTCCTTTAAGATTTAGTCCTATTATTCTTGCAATAAAAGAATTCAGTGAGAAAAATAATATCGGAGAGATAGTTCACTGTTACTTTCGTAATATGGCAGGACCTATTCAGAGATATATTGATTGGAGAAATAAATGGTTGTTAGATAAGAAAATTGCCTTGGGTGGTTCATTTATAAACGAAGGTCCACATTATATTGACCTTTTTCGTTATCTTACAAAAGAAGAAACAAAATTTGTCTATGCGGGTATGAATAATTGTATCTATGGAAAAAGTATTGAGGATAATTCAAGTGTTATTCTGGAAACAGCGAGTGGAAAAAGAGGAGTGATTGAGATATGTTATGGATATCCAACTGATAGAAACTGGCGTGACTTTGCCTTTGTAATCAATACTACAAATTTTCTTTTTACTCTTATTGATATAGAAAAACCAAGAATATTCAAGTTGGAAATTCGTTGTAGAAAAAATAATAAAGTAGAAATAACAAATTTATTAAAGTATAACCAGGATGTTTACAATGTATTTCTTGAAGAAATGCTTAAAAGATATTTAAACAATCAACCAGGTATTATCCCATTTAATTATTATTATGGAATAGTGAAGGTCTTAGATGCAATTTATAAATCAGTAATGTATAAGAAGGTAATTCAAATATAA
- a CDS encoding Gfo/Idh/MocA family oxidoreductase, giving the protein MKAAIIGACGGNAGNHIRAYKKLGIKISAIVDVNKKGKKLARELGAEFYSDYKDINESITDIASVSMPPYLQPIVTSHLLKRGISVLCEKPISPTVKEGKKLRKIISSTGKILMVGFCFRFSQKFIKLKELIESNVIGETLYINARYSAASNFKDNWRTDIKKGGGILLVNSIHYADLAPWLIGQKIETVDAYGSSRFHLKEAEDNSILILKHKDVCVTTVSGHYWIFKKSVVDFEVIGTKARATFEKNCIILDKNNGREEKVEYKENDMYYAEVKHFIECVKNKTSPQCGLEESLQATNIIEKARLSMLKGKRIWIKS; this is encoded by the coding sequence ATGAAAGCAGCAATTATAGGCGCTTGTGGAGGGAATGCTGGTAATCATATTCGTGCATATAAGAAATTAGGAATTAAAATAAGTGCAATTGTTGATGTAAATAAGAAAGGAAAGAAATTAGCCAGAGAATTAGGTGCAGAATTTTATTCTGATTATAAAGATATAAATGAAAGTATTACTGATATTGCCAGTGTGAGTATGCCACCCTATTTACAGCCAATAGTTACTTCCCATCTTTTAAAAAGGGGTATTAGTGTTCTATGCGAAAAACCAATTTCTCCTACGGTAAAAGAAGGTAAAAAACTAAGGAAAATTATTTCATCAACTGGGAAAATACTGATGGTGGGCTTTTGTTTTCGTTTTTCTCAAAAATTTATTAAACTTAAAGAGTTAATAGAATCTAATGTGATAGGAGAAACATTATATATTAATGCAAGATACAGTGCCGCAAGTAATTTTAAAGATAATTGGCGGACTGATATTAAAAAAGGTGGCGGGATTTTACTTGTAAATAGTATTCACTATGCTGACCTTGCTCCCTGGCTTATTGGACAGAAAATAGAAACTGTGGATGCTTATGGTAGTTCTCGTTTTCATTTGAAAGAGGCAGAAGATAATAGTATTTTAATTTTGAAACATAAAGATGTCTGCGTTACAACAGTTTCTGGACATTACTGGATATTTAAGAAAAGTGTGGTTGATTTTGAAGTAATAGGTACAAAGGCTCGTGCGACTTTTGAAAAAAATTGCATTATTCTTGATAAAAATAATGGAAGAGAAGAAAAGGTAGAATATAAAGAGAATGATATGTATTATGCAGAAGTAAAACATTTTATTGAATGTGTAAAAAATAAAACTTCTCCACAGTGTGGATTGGAAGAAAGTTTACAGGCGACAAATATTATTGAAAAAGCGAGATTATCTATGTTGAAAGGTAAGAGAATATGGATAAAGAGTTAA